The Panicum hallii strain FIL2 chromosome 5, PHallii_v3.1, whole genome shotgun sequence genome contains the following window.
TCTTGTTTTCACCAAGGCAGACTATCCATGCAACAAACAGATGTAGGCATCGCAAAGATAGAATGTCAACAAGATGATCACGTACCAGCCAGTGTAGAAGGCCTTTGCTCTTTCAGTTGCAGTTGTATCCTCTGTTGAGTTGGTTAAAGGTATGAAGtcatatataaatatattcATGCCAATAACTCCGTGTTGCTTTTCCTGCAACATAAATATTTATTGATCACTAAAATTATGTATGCTTTTTGTCACAGATAATGGTGGTTTTTTCATTCATATATAAGTGTCCAGGTAGAGTTCATACAGCACTACAGCAGTTTCAGATCAAGTGAAAGTATAACCAACTTTCCCCATAAAACATGCTTTAAGTTATCAGCATGAATAGAATAAATTTAGTTTAGAAATTTCAGAGCATAAAAATAGTTAAAAATATTTATTCAAAGATTAGATCCAAATATTCAACAAATACTTAAGGAAATAGTACCTGATACTTTTTCCTGTATAATGATACAGCTGAGCTATGAGCCAACAAACTATGATGACCTACAATGTAAGGCTCAGTTACAGAATTTCCATTGGGACAATTGCCAAATGGCTCAGAACACCTCCCGGGTGGTGCAAATCCAACGTCATAGCCAAGCAATGCAGCAGCATTAGGTTCATTTAGGGTAGTCCAATTCGTAACCCTATCGCCAAATTCCCTAAAGCAGACATCTGAATATGCTGTAAAATCATCACTGGAAACAGAAAACAGAGTTAAATACAAAAGAAAGTTCAAAAGCCGGACATGATATATGTTTTACAGACAGCATATACTTTAACATCTAACTTTTCTCGCATGGTCATGCATAACATAGGTGGCATTCTATAATGATTAATAAATATTATCATGCCAACTACTAACGCACCAAATTTTTCATCAATGAAGACAAAATGTGTAGTGAAGGACATACATACATTATTTGAGGACTCAACCATCCATTGTATTCATCTTCAAGGACTTGAGGAAGATCATATTGAAAAAGGGTAGCGTGTGGTTCAATTCCTGCAAAATCATCGGGAAATTATTCACTAGTGAAAGTAGCAATTGTATTTTAACAAGATAAGCGAGGTACAAGCATATACATATTCTTCGTTGGAATACTTCATTAATACCAGTCAACCATCTAAACCTACAGGTTCTCAaacaatagaaataatgttcaAGTACATATATGTATCTAGCATTGAAAGGGCAACAGAAACACAGTAAACATCTATCTAGTTTTGACCTTTGATTTCTCTTGCAATATATTGTCAATTGCTGCAAAATCAGACTCATTTTTGTACACTATAAACACACATATAATTTGATCAATTGTTGGTCAAAATTAACATAATTTGACTTTTCAAATCAAAATATGCACTAAATTGATGGACGGAAGGAATATACATAGGCTGTGGGTATGTTTAAAACTTTTTACAGAGCGCATGCAAAAACGTCTGTTTGCAAACATCAGAGGAGTATCATGCATAATCTTCATGATGCAAACAGCTAATAAGTAAACAACTAGGTATACGATATTATTACCTTACCATGATCCAGAAGTTCATTGATAAGATTATTATAGTACTCTAATCCTTTTGGGTTGACTTCTCCTCTGCCATCTACGTACATGCAAAAGGTAATCAGGGTTACACCTTTTTAAGAAAATCCAATCCAATCCAATCATGGCAATTtggtaaaagataaacaaaTCATACTGGGAATAAGCCTTGGCCAAGAGATAGAAAACCTAAAAGCATCCAATCCAGTCTCCTTCATTAGTTTTACATCCTCCTATAACAAATGTAAAGAAATGATGAACAATTGCCATTTATTAACACTCAGCTTTCCTCCAGAAAAAGAACAGAGCCTTGCAATTTACCCAGATCTACTTTTCTCTTGCCTGATAGAACTAGTTTCGGTACTTGTTACAACATAGCAGGTTGGGTTTATTTACAATAAAACGTAGGTCTGCTGAAGCACCTCAAAACAAGTGATACCGATATACCGATCAAGTTTTACAGTTACAGTCTTGCGTATGGTACCATACCTTCCTAAAAATACAATAAGCTCAACTCTAATAAGCAGCGCAATGTCCATTGCACTAGGGCTTCAACATAAATCATACATAATTATTAAAAATGAAAGACTTCTGAAAAACCATAACTTAAGGCTAAAGTAAGGGAAAACTATAATATTTGATTGAGAAGCCAAAATGCTTGTTCAATAAAACATTTTAGCTCAACTATCCTTTAATTAAAGTTACCATCTACAAAGCACCATCTCTCATTTATATTATACACCTCCCAAGCAACCCACTCCCTCAAAAAATAGCACCATGCCAAGGCTGCCTCCCTGCAATAGCCACTAGGTTAGTTGTGAAGAGTTTGTTCATCGATTACAGGAGCATTTGTGTCATAAGACGTACGTCACATGACAGCAACTAACTAAAAATTGATAGAATCCATGCATACGAATCAGCATACCTTGTACTTGTGGTAACCATTAGCTGCTACATCACCATCTCCAGGGTGATGGCCTGTATTGCGGAATTAACTCATAAATACATAGGCATACCCAAATGCAGAACTTGGGGCAATGGAAGAAAGTACCTAATGTTCATGTTTCACAGAAGATCAGATTCCTAGCAACTAAAATCATTTCATCCTGATTACCATTATTATTTGCCTACAATGCTACTTGTGTATATTCTGTCTATTCTTAGTATATGATGCTACGGGAAAGCAGCACGTTTGCAATGATTAGCACTAGCTTTAGCACATTTGTAGTTAAGCTTGGGTAGAATAAGAACAAGTGCACGAGTTGCCATTTCCGGGAGAATCCGCAGAACGGCGGTTCCGCTGTGCCGGCAAATCCCAAACCTCTTCATGAGCTGCTCCGACAAGCGAGCGGGTGTGGCGACGTACCGGCGGCGTGCGCGAAGGTATCCCAAACACTGGGCGCCCTgccgtcctccgccgccgcgccctcccACTGAACCAGAAAAATCAAAGCATCAAGATCATACCAGTTCCAAGAAATGCGCAGCTCTATCGTCAGTAAGCTCAGAGAAATCAGTGTTGATTCCCATGGTTAGGCATTAGCACCGATCAACGACCGTACACACTACACAGCTACTCACTTGATACGCTGATGTGCCGGCGCCGAACACGAAGCCCCTGGGGAAGTCGTCTCTGCTGAGGCCCCCGCCGAGCTCGCGGCTCCCCGCCGGAGCTGCCGATCCCACGGCCtcagccgccgccgcgacgAGAAGCATAGCAACACGCGGCAGCAGCAGCCTCGCCATCTACTATCGAGCGGAGCAAAAGCAAGCGCTTGTCGCTTGCTATGTGGCATGTGCCGCTGCGGCGCGCTATCCGTATCCAGGCGTACGAGTGGTCTCGACGCGTCGTCCAGCCACTCGCGGCCTCGCGCTTCTGAGTCCAAGGCAAATGGAACGAAAGATACATCAACATTCGTCAGCGATTTCTCTCCTCGTGCTGATGTACCGGAGTAACTTGCATTGCATCAGGCATCAATGCATCCTGTGCCAAGTTAGCAGCACACGAACTCACCTGATTAAACAGAATAGGCCACCGACCTTAACATGCGGGACTATGGGTGGGGGTGGTATTGTATAGGATTTTCTTAAAACACGTTACGGATTGGTACGCATACTCACCACTAGTGCAAACAACTTTACCTCTATGACCATTTTTCGAGAGACCGAGCTGGTAAATCTTAAGATTAATAAAGCCATGACAAATACGTTACATACTATCTAAATAATAGCACCGGTTATATTTTAAAATAAATTTATAAAAACATGAGTACACGTACCAAATCGAGGAGTCAAACTCAGGTGGGATATTCCAGCACAAGGAAACCTTACCAGTTCACGAATGGTATTGTACATTTCACCACACAATTTAGAGGTTTCACTGACATTTTGCCTTCTTATCATCTAGGAGTACGAGCTAAGCTTGGGAAATTGTCAAAACCTAAACTAGagtgaaagaaagaaaagaccATTTACCTGGTCGTTCTCAAATTTAAAAAACAAAACATGTACAAGAAATGTCATAGTGTAGCACAAACTAGATTTAGATAGGGGTGAAAATCGCACTTCAATTATAATTTGCGTACTTTTATTGTAAATTTAACTCCACCTAAGTTTATTCCAAAACAAACATTCTTTACCAATGACTATTGCTATTAAGAAAACCTTACATAGTTTGACAACATAACATTAACATGGCTAGATTTGCTTtgtgaaatatatttttattaaCACAACTCTTTCAACCTAATGTTACATATTTTTTTATAGATATTACTTAGTTCAAGTGTGAATTGGTTAGGTCCCTTGGACCGAAACTTATCTATTTGAGTTCGAGCTCTACATCCAGCAAGAGTACTCATATACTTTAGGATTTATTTCACGAATTAATAATAATTTTTTAGTGATAGATGATGTGCCCATCAATAACGAGTTATCTATGTTGATTGTATCAATCTCTAGAACTGACAACATAATCTCTTAAATCTGACAATATAATCTTTTAGAGATGTCCATAAGTAGGGTATATGATATGGTTGACAAAATCACGATTTCATTTGTGATTTATGTATTTACGATCCTGATTCTAAATAGAATCCATGTTTTATGATTTATATATTTCAAGATCTTGTGATTCTTATCTTTTGAGACCATGTTGATATACTTTCAAAATAGGTGTCACCAGATGAAGAATATAACTTCATAAGAATTATGAAGGCCGTCCGGCCACATGCTCTTGTTCGGTACAAAAATCAGCAAAAAGATATGGAAGTGGGAACAATACCGGAAACAAGGCGATTTGGTTTTTTTTCGAAAGAAGAAAACATGGCCAAGGTGGCAACAAATACTAGTAAAACAGAAAGGATCTCTCATCTTATCTGCCCCTGTAACCTCCAGTCATTTGACCAAAATATTAACTGGTTGACCACCGGGAACACGCGTCAAACTGACATGTGGGTTCATCGACACAACCCCCGCCATGCCCCTCGGTAGAAAGTGCGCGGAAACCCCTCGCCAGCTGTGTCCGGGCCTACCTACCTGGACTCGGTCTTGGTGCACCGATGACATGCACCCCTTCCCCTCCCGTGCTCACGTCTCGTGGGGCCGGTCCATGCGCAGGGGCCCGCCGGCTCCCGAGCGCATCACCCCCTGGCCCCACCCCACTTCCCTTCAAAAAGGGAAGCAAAAACACTGCCACGGAAGGCGCGAGCCATTGGAGGCAAGCCCAAAGGAGGCGGAAAAGCTTGCAGGCGAAGGCGCGGCGCCTCGCGAGGAGCCccagccggcggcgatggcgcggggggtggtggtggaggaggaggagggggagcagcagcagcagggagcgccgccgcggcggccgcctcTCGCCGTGGAGGCGCTCCGCGACAAGATCGTCGAGAAGGTGAAGGCGAACCGCGTCACGCTGATCGTTGGTGACACCGGATGCGGTAACCTCCGGGGGTTTCCCTCTCCCATTCCCTCTTAGATTGGCTGTACTGTGTGTCTGTGTGTGTCTGCTGGTTCTTGGAGATGATGCCTCTTTGTGCCATTGGGGTTTTGTTGAGGCCTGCGAACGGAGTATATTTTTAGATTTTACTCCATGGAACTTTTTTTCTCTCTTCGTTTTGCTGTGGTTTCCTTCTACTCGCTGGTTGTTTTTAGGTCTGATGATGATTGGGGGTGGCATTGGGGTTTCGGATGGGGTTTCTGTCGGATTGGGGAGAAACGAGAAAGGTTTTAGCAGTCTGAAATTTTTTTTCAGGTTCTTTCCTCAGTTCTCTGTTTATTAAGGCTTTTAGGGGAAATGGTGGTTCTTGG
Protein-coding sequences here:
- the LOC112892035 gene encoding beta-glucosidase 10-like isoform X1, producing the protein MARLLLPRVAMLLVAAAAEAVGSAAPAGSRELGGGLSRDDFPRGFVFGAGTSAYQWEGAAAEDGRAPSVWDTFAHAAGHHPGDGDVAANGYHKYKEDVKLMKETGLDAFRFSISWPRLIPNGRGEVNPKGLEYYNNLINELLDHGIEPHATLFQYDLPQVLEDEYNGWLSPQIIDDFTAYSDVCFREFGDRVTNWTTLNEPNAAALLGYDVGFAPPGRCSEPFGNCPNGNSVTEPYIVGHHSLLAHSSAVSLYRKKYQEKQHGVIGMNIFIYDFIPLTNSTEDTTATERAKAFYTGWFLDPLYHGDYPDIMKKNAGSKLPKFSNNQSEQLVNSVDFLGVNYYSIMYVKDDPQAASSNERDFLADISAKTIYTNTATIQYHVPPYGLQGVLEYFKQYYGNPPIYIHENGYPMNQDVVFDDGPRVEFLSEHLTSLADSVRNGSNTKGYFAWSLMDLYELLGGSTYGLYYVDFADQELQRYPRRSAIWYADFLKGRRAAVPGRSSDSSLPVSSV
- the LOC112892035 gene encoding beta-glucosidase 22-like isoform X2, with protein sequence MARLLLPRVAMLLVAAAAEAVGSAAPAGSRELGGGLSRDDFPRGFVFGAGTSAYQWEGAAAEDGRAPSVWDTFAHAAGHHPGDGDVAANGYHKYKEDVKLMKETGLDAFRFSISWPRLIPNGRGEVNPKGLEYYNNLINELLDHGIEPHATLFQYDLPQVLEDEYNGWLSPQIIDDFTAYSDVCFREFGDRVTNWTTLNEPNAAALLGYDVGFAPPGRCSEPFGNCPNGNSVTEPYIVGHHSLLAHSSAVSLYRKKYQEKQHGVIGMNIFIYDFIPLTNSTEDTTATERAKAFYTGWFLDPLYHGDYPDIMKKNAGSKLPKFSNNQSEQLVNSVDFLGVNYYSIMYVKDDPQAASSNERDFLADISAKTIYTNTATIQGVLEYFKQYYGNPPIYIHENGYPMNQDVVFDDGPRVEFLSEHLTSLADSVRNGSNTKGYFAWSLMDLYELLGGSTYGLYYVDFADQELQRYPRRSAIWYADFLKGRRAAVPGRSSDSSLPVSSV